A stretch of Lysobacter sp. K5869 DNA encodes these proteins:
- a CDS encoding gamma-glutamyl-gamma-aminobutyrate hydrolase family protein (Members of this family of hydrolases with an active site Cys residue belong to MEROPS family C26.): MSRILVFQHVAAEPLGTLDPLIRRRGHRVRFVNFHRDPGAEPNLERYRGLIVLGGPMNVEDRAERAHLTTELRAIESMLEQGKPVLGICLGAQLLAHVLGAPVRKHHVPEIGWYPLHSTDAGRDDAVLAPLAGSAPVFQWHRYSFEIPQGAQHLARTDTCEQQAFRWGDNAYGFQFHLEMDVPLIERWLANPAYRAELAELGHDTSEDAIRALTAQHIAGMQQRADAVFNNFLDLIGRPQRRYTLPSREWI, encoded by the coding sequence ATGTCCCGCATCCTGGTCTTCCAACACGTCGCCGCCGAACCGCTGGGCACGCTCGACCCGCTGATCCGCCGCCGCGGCCACCGCGTGCGTTTCGTCAATTTCCACCGCGATCCCGGCGCCGAGCCCAATCTCGAACGCTATCGCGGGCTGATCGTGCTCGGCGGGCCGATGAACGTCGAGGACCGCGCCGAGCGCGCCCACCTCACCACCGAGCTGCGCGCGATCGAATCCATGCTCGAACAGGGCAAGCCGGTGCTCGGCATCTGCCTGGGCGCGCAATTGCTCGCGCACGTGCTCGGCGCGCCGGTGCGCAAGCACCACGTGCCCGAGATCGGCTGGTACCCGCTGCACAGCACCGACGCCGGCCGCGACGACGCGGTGCTGGCGCCGCTGGCCGGCTCCGCGCCGGTGTTCCAGTGGCACCGCTACAGCTTCGAGATCCCGCAGGGCGCGCAGCATCTGGCCCGCACCGACACCTGCGAGCAGCAGGCCTTCCGCTGGGGCGACAACGCTTACGGCTTCCAGTTCCACCTGGAAATGGACGTGCCGCTGATCGAACGCTGGCTGGCCAATCCCGCCTATCGCGCCGAACTGGCCGAACTCGGCCACGACACCAGCGAAGACGCGATCCGCGCGCTGACCGCGCAGCACATCGCCGGCATGCAGCAGCGCGCCGACGCCGTGTTCAACAACTTCCTCGACCTGATCGGCCGCCCGCAACGCCGCTACACCCTCCCCTCGCGCGAGTGGATCTGA